In a single window of the Chloroflexota bacterium genome:
- a CDS encoding succinate dehydrogenase, cytochrome b556 subunit yields MATLINTLWEGVRYRGGIGHWAYQFHRLAGLATLLFLIIHILDTATVYFFPNLYQHAIELYRSTPFMLGEIALVAGVLYHGLNGLKIIIFDFWPQLWTHDREVRATWAVMAGTFILWLPAAILMGNSLVQCNFLNACGG; encoded by the coding sequence ATGGCAACCCTCATCAACACCCTTTGGGAAGGGGTGCGCTACCGCGGCGGCATCGGCCACTGGGCCTATCAATTTCACCGCCTGGCCGGTCTGGCCACCCTCCTCTTCCTCATCATCCACATCCTGGATACAGCCACCGTCTACTTCTTCCCCAACCTCTATCAACACGCAATTGAACTTTACCGGAGCACACCCTTCATGCTCGGCGAGATTGCCCTCGTGGCCGGCGTGCTCTACCATGGCCTCAACGGCCTGAAGATCATCATCTTCGACTTCTGGCCGCAGTTGTGGACGCACGACCGGGAAGTGAGAGCGACCTGGGCGGTGATGGCCGGCACTTTCATTCTCTGGTTGCCAGCCGCCATTTTGATGGGCAACAGCCTCGTCCAATGTAACTTCCTCAATGCCTGTGGAGGCTAA